Part of the Penicillium digitatum chromosome 4, complete sequence genome is shown below.
GAAAAAAATGTTACTTTGACCTGCCGTCGTTGGCATCGGGATATCAGATATCAACCATCTAAGTATCAAGCAGCTTCTCCATTAAGACTGTTTTGTTTTGGCTCTTTCGAATTATTCAATACTGCTTTGACACGTTCCCGCTTTTCAAAAAACGGAACCATTCCGGCTTACGTGCTAATCTGCTCAAAATCGACGCAAGGCTGTGGCTAGGTCATTCCAACACGTTGCCGTGTGCATAAAGACCACATCGCCCGTTTTAACATGAATCCTGACGGAGGAAATTACTACTTAAACGAGAGACAGGACGGCTTATACATCATTTCTAACAGCAGTGAAACCGCAAACGACATGTCTGGTATGACCCTCACTTCCAGGATGTACAACACATATTAACAGATTGAGTATCCAGAATCTCAGGGTAAACCTGCCCCTCTCCGCGTGGGCATAGTGCTATTCCCAGGCTTCCAAGCCTTGGATGTATTTGGCCCAGTGGACTGCATGAACGTCCTGTCATGGAGCCACAGCGTGACGTTGGCACTCATATCCTCAACCTTGGAGCCAGTGACAACGAAGTCGCCAGCATCCGCCAATGCCATAGGCCAAAGTGTGGTGCCAACCCACACCTTCGCAACAGCACCGTCTCTAGATCTGCTTTTCATCCCTGGTGGCCTGGGCACACGCGGCTCGAGTCCAGCAATCGAGGAAGCAATCTCCTACGTCCGGAACGTATATCCCCAGCTGGGCTATCTCATCACAGTGTGTACTGGCGCCGGGCTTGCGGCTCGAGCTGGGGTTCTGGATGGGAAACGAGCCACGACGAACAAGATGGCCTGGGCTGAGATCACAAGCTTGAGGGTGGATGTTGATTGGGTTCCTCGTGCGAGATGGGTCATTGATGGCAAAATTTGGTCCTCCTCCGGGGTTAGCGCTGGTATTGATGTTACATTTGCTTGGATTGAAGAGGTCTATGGAAGCGAGTTGGCAAGGAAGATCTCGGATAGCATGGAATATACTCGACATAAGGACCCTACTCACGACCCGTTTGCTGAACTTTATGGGCTTTGAGTCAGCTACTATGTTTTTGTCTACATCTGGAGGGTCTCCATCTTGGTTGAAATTTTGATAGGAAAGGAAGTCTAGACCATCGCAAGGAGATACGATTGGTTGACTTTCCGCAGTATCGCGAATTGAGAAAGCTATTTCTAGGCCAGCTGCATGCTCAATCATCGGCTTGTGTCGCATGGCATTGTTCGTCTACTCGGATCAGAAAAGCAGAGCAATTAGAAGCTATCTTCTTGTACGGGAACAACCAACAAATCCGATCCATTTAATTTGTGCTATTCATCACTCACTGAGATCATACCTAGTAATCATATTTTACATTTTTTGAACTCCCGTAGTGTAAGTTTACCAGCATCAACAGAATCCTCAAACATGATAAGTACCGAAACTAGTCGAAGTCCATTGAAAGAGGAGCTGCACGTAGGTCAACTTTTCTGATGCCGCCGAGTGAAACCCCCTTGATGAACATTGTAATCAAACAATCACCCTACCTATATAAATATCGCGCCGAGACGCTGTGGCGTGCATGCGTCCGTGCTACGTAGGGTACATAAAATATGTGATATCTTGTGCCTGGGGTTAGCGACTGAGCCTGAAATTCCCAGGGCGGGTCCGATACTCAATAGTGCGTTGGCTTCTTTCACTTTAAAGAGGTTTTCTTGATCCTTCTGAGATGTTCAGAGAAAAACTAGCTTGTGTGATGACTGGTTATCACGTCGCAGAGTATGAGATGCGCTTCGGGAGGTGACGGTCTGAGGATTGTTTGATTACCtggtccccccccccccccccccccccccccccggtcTGTCGAGTCATAGTTTATTCATCATGACTCTTCGATGGCAGAAAGGAAGGGGAGATCCCTGAGCTCATAACCCCTAGGAGTTGTAATGGAGGTTATCGGTATCTCCATCAATTTCCCATGCCTCGCGTGGCACGTGACCGCGCGCCGCCATCGACGcgcctcaatctcacttgCGATCAACAGAACATGAAAATTCCAACGTGGCATTATGTCTTACTATGATATTGACTCCATCTTGACTGATGCACAGGTGAGTTCAGTGCGACTACATGCCCTCGCCGTCAACTGTCAGAGATGAACAAGTGCTAACATTGGATCCAGAAACTGCCGTGTACCTTTGAGCTCGAAGTACCCGGCCTCGGTATTCTAGAGGGAAATGCAGGTGAAGATGTGAGGAAATGCTCTACTTTTTTTAATCGCCCAGCTCCACCTGTTCCTGACCTATGCACAGATCAAAGCTGGAACCCGGATCGATCTTCCCATATGGCTAGGTGAAATGCTCTCGATCGGGTAAGGTCCCACCCAGCTCAGTCTCCTCGGAGAACCAGCCATGCAATTTGAAATGTTGCTAACGTGCTCTCTGTGGTCATTCCAGAGCACGTCTCGGAACGTCCCGTCTGGTTACGCTTGACATGCCCGAGGCGCTTTCGGAGCGGGTGATGAATGCGTTGAAGGCAGATCCCCGCACGCTTGACTTGCGCGCGTTAGCACCGCATTTCTACAACCTGAGTGAGCGGATCCTCGAACTCttcgaggaagaagagatggTGGATGTTCTCGGAGATGTAGGTGTCTCTGATCCCCGCGGCTGAAGACCGGTGATTGGCCGAGTTGGGACTAACGAGGTGTCAGGCATTCAAGAAACGCGCAGCAGAGATCGCTGACCACGCGCACAACTCGCGCGGTACAATTGGTGGCGGGGTTGATTTCCTTCGCGGTCTGGATGAGACTGAGCGACAATGTATGCTCTGATAGTCCCTGTTTTGGAGGTCCTGGAGTGTGGGTTGAGGAGCATGTCACTAACAGATTTGGTTCGATAGTGTTCCGCGCTGCTCATGATCGGGCCAAGGAGATGCGGATCTGGTCTGGAGAGGCGAAACGTAAGTAATCCTTTTTTGTGACTCGGCATTTCTCGTGGGCTCTGAGCTGCGCTCGCTTATGAAGGTTATGATACATTTAATGCGACTATGTGATTCTTCCATCCGATAGGCTTCGTGTGACGTAGCACAGGATTTTGGCTTGGTCTGACTTTATTTTATTCTTACGGTATTCAATTTCTTTTCAGACTCTTGAACTGCCATTTTAAACGaagaaattaaaaaaaaaattctgaCAGATGCCCAACATCTTAATGTTGAGATCTCGACTTTCAAGGATATGGACTAGGTTGATAATCC
Proteins encoded:
- a CDS encoding DJ-1 domain, InhA-type is translated as MNPDGGNYYLNERQDGLYIISNSSETANDMSESQGKPAPLRVGIVLFPGFQALDVFGPVDCMNVLSWSHSVTLALISSTLEPVTTKSPASANAIGQSVVPTHTFATAPSLDLLFIPGGLGTRGSSPAIEEAISYVRNVYPQLGYLITVCTGAGLAARAGVLDGKRATTNKMAWAEITSLRVDVDWVPRARWVIDGKIWSSSGVSAGIDVTFAWIEEVYGSELARKISDSMEYTRHKDPTHDPFAELYGL
- a CDS encoding DNA replication complex GINS protein psf3, giving the protein MSYYDIDSILTDAQKLPCTFELEVPGLGILEGNAGEDIKAGTRIDLPIWLGEMLSIGARLGTSRLVTLDMPEALSERVMNALKADPRTLDLRALAPHFYNLSERILELFEEEEMVDVLGDAFKKRAAEIADHAHNSRGTIGGGVDFLRGLDETERQLFRAAHDRAKEMRIWSGEAKRK